Part of the Triticum aestivum cultivar Chinese Spring chromosome 4D, IWGSC CS RefSeq v2.1, whole genome shotgun sequence genome is shown below.
gctaagctaatggatgggtcttgtccatcacatcattctcctaatgatgtgatcccgttcatcaaatgacgacacatgtctatgattaggaaacttaaccatctttgattaacgagctagtctagtagaggcttactagggacagggtgttttgtctatgtatccacacatgtatcaagtttccggttaatacaattctagcatgaataataaacatttatcatgatataaggaaatataaaataacaattttattattgcctctagggcatatttcctttagttttccatttgcactagagtcaataatctagattacattgtaatgcttctaacacccatggagtcttggtgctggtcatgttttgctcgtggaacaggcttagtcaacaggtctgccacattcagatccgtatgtattttgcaaatctctatgtctccctccttgacttgatcacggatggagttgaagcgtctcttcatgtgtttggttcttttgtgaaatctggattccttcgccatgGCAATTGCTcaagtattgtcataaaagattttcattggacctaatgcactaggtattacacctagatcggatatgaactcctgcattcagacttcttcatttgctgcttccgaagcagctatgtactccgcttcacacgtagatcccgccacgacgctctgcttggaactgcaccaactgacagctccaccactcaataaaaatacgtatccggtttgtcacttagagtcatacggatcagtgtcaaagctagcatcgaagtaaccatttacgacgagctctttgtcgccttcataaatgagaaacatatccttagtccttttcagatacttcaggatgttgttgaccgctgtcatgaataataaacatttatcatgatataagcaaatactataaattaacaactttattattgactctagagtATATTTCCTTCTGTCGTGTCCCACGTCGATTGTAGCACGTCATCTCACCAGTTGTAACATTCTCCATTGACGGATGTAGCATTTTAGTCAGGACGATTATAGTATATGTTCTCGTTGCTTGCAATACCATCACAATATTTTTCGTCGCCGTTTGCAGCGTACAGCCGTGCCGATCCTAGCACCACAACTACACTGATCGTCACTGGACTGATACAGAAAAGCAAAGTCTTATCACTTAATAAATTATCACTAAAATCTCTTATAAGGTGGAACACAGAGCAGCCCCGCATGACCGCCAGGTCATCCCCAGCCACTAAAATCCATGCCCTCCACCAGGCGCCAGCACCACCGGCCGTTACACTACAAACCAAGAAAACCATCATTGTTCGCACCAACCCACCCAACACACAGAGCAAAGCAAGAAACCGCACGGCACGCCACTGCCAGTTCCCTGCTTGAAGTGGTGTCCATAGATCGGCATGTCGACGGCGGGAGGCCCGGCGGGGACGACGGTGTCGCagcacgggggcggcggcggggggtgcTGCAGCTCCAGCGGGACGCTGGAGCTCGTGGCGGCGTTCACGGCGGTGTGCCTCGCACTCTACGGGGTGATACTGTACCTCAACTACCTATACGTACGGTGGAGCGGGCGGGACGGCGTGCATCGGACGGGATCCAGCACGGCAGCCGGGCCGGCGAGGAAGAGGGCCGGCGGAGGGGGGCTCGACAAGGCGGCGCTGGCAGCCATGCCGGTGGTCAGATTCAAGGCGGAGGCGCGTGGCGACGGCAGCGAGGTAAGGGAGGAGTGCGCGGTGTGCCTGAGCGCCATGCAGGACGGCGACGCGGTGCGCGCCCTGCCCGGGTGCAGGCACGCGTTCCATGTCGGCTGCGTCGACGTCTGGCTGTGCGCGCGCGCCACCTGTCCCGTCTGCCGCGCGCGCCCTGCTCTCCCGGTTCCGGCAGCGAAGGACGGCTCCAGGAGGGCGGAGACGGCCGGACGGGAGCCGGTCCTGGAGAGCCCGGTATAGCATGCGTGCGCCACCGCGGAGCTGCCGGTATGGCTTGAGGTAGTTAGCTGCTGCATAGGTGTTTGCTTCATCGGCTTGTCTTCTTGGAAGCGTGTGGATGGATGGCTACAGCTGCTTGATGGTTATCCACTGAGTACATAATTTTTGTGTTAGCTTGCTTCAATTGGGAGTGATGATCTGTGTGCCATGGCTTCTAAATTGTAAGCCTACTTGACTCTTGCATTGTTGATAGGTGAAGTTCCCCAAATCACTTCGTAAGTAAGTTCATATTTTCCCCACAGAAAAAATTAAGTTCATATTTGATGTACCCGTATGATATTGCCCCTTTTTCCTAGTTGCAGGAATAGCGATGTGGAATGGTTGTGACATAGCCGGGGGCATCTCTTGGTGCTAATTTATAGGATTGCGAGACAAATGGTCTTTAGTTAAACGCATGGTGTAGGCAATTGGAGCACTGTTAGTTAAATAACAAACCACCTGGTTGTATTGCAATTGTGGCCAGTTAGGTGTGAAAGTTGTGGATGGATGACCTGTATGCACGGCTGAAAGGGACACACAATTCCTTGAGTGCTGAATACTACATTTTTCAATCCCATGTGCGAGAGTGGCCAGATATGGATGAGACTACGGCTTATCAGTATCTTATATAGAGGAACCCCACCAATAATCATtaattgttactccctccgttctaaaatagatgacccaactttatactaactttagtaatagatgacccaattttgtactaactttatactaaagttactACAAAGTTGGgtctgttaggttgatctctctcccgttcgaacccaacgggtcgaacgggcccctgactcgcgccctgatcgggggcgcccaaccaaaccatggttggtgggcccctgtgacccgcgctatataaacagaggtgggggccgggacacgacttacgaggttaatcgctgccacaatcctcacctacaatccctaccgatctagggttagcgcggtgctcacgggaagctccaccTCCACCTAGCCTACTCTCTGCCATCGCCGTGCGCCCAGCACCATGATGGCCTCCAGCTCGAGTTCATCTGCTGCTGCACAAGGTAGGCTCACCGGATCCACTAGCCTACTCCGATCCAAAgtctatcaatggtatcagccaGATCGGGCTAGTTGATTTCAGTACAAAGAAACAacaacagaaatagaaaaaaaagttTCCCTCCCCCAAAGAACCCTAGAAGGGCAAAGAAGAAAAGTTGTGCCGCCGCAaggccgcgccgttcctctcgatctcgatgcgcatcggcaagccgaggcatCGAGAAGAAGAACACCACCCCTTTTTCAGGGGCAAAGAACACCACCACCGACCCATtcgacggcggcgcgctcaccGCAAGGGGAACGCGCGACCGGCGAAGGGGTCGGCAGGGGCGCAGCTGCTCCGTCCATCTAGGTTGCCGTCGTGCGGCAGTTGCCTCTCTTTCTCTCTGTGGGGAGGTGGTGGATGGAGACAGTACATACAAAGGAGGGGGAAAGGATAGGGGAGGGGCTCCGGCGCGGTGGTAGATCCACGGCGTCGCCGGCGGCCGGCGCAGCTCCAACCTCACCGCCACTCGACCGCCGTCGCGCGCAGTGGGGAAGAGGAGGGCTCAACCACGCTGCTCTCTCTGCCACAGGAGAAAGAACAGGGAGGAAAGAAACGGAGAGGAGGCGCGCGGCGCGGTGGCTTCAGCCGCTGCCGCCGGCGGCCGGACAGGGCGGTCGGGGCGCAGCCCCGTGCTCACGCCAGCGGGAGCGGAGAGAGCTAGAGCGGCGCGTGCGGGAAGAGAATAACCCTAGGGTTCGATCGGGGCGACCGGGCGCCGGTTTTGATCCAGCTAGAACTGCGGATGATCGTCGGATCGCGATGGACGCCCCAGATCTAAACCCTAAAGCGGCTGCGGGCCACTGGGCCGAAAGGGAGgcgcgagctgggccgaggccgcCAGGTGCGGGCGCCGCCGCGCGCGCTGGGCCAAGGCCAGCAGCCgcgcgagctgggccgaggccgcCAGCTGCGGGCGCCGCCGCGCGCGCTGGGCCAAGGCCAGCAGCCgcgcgagctgggccgaggccgcCAGCTGCGGGCGCCGCCGCGCGCGCTGGGCCAAGGTCAGCAGCCGCGCGAACTGGGCCGAGGCCGGCTGTGCAGCAGTTTTCCTTGAAGTTTTTTTTATATAGTTCTAGTCCAGTTTCTGGGCAGATTTTAAATAGTTTTCCTATGCAATTTTTTCCAACGAAAATTTTGTCTAGAAAATAGAAAAGTGACAGAAAAAGTCTCTGGAAATGCAAaaagaaaattttcagaaaataaatgttcatgaattttatctagaaaattaaaaaagttcatg
Proteins encoded:
- the LOC123099650 gene encoding RING-H2 finger protein ATL74 translates to MSTAGGPAGTTVSQHGGGGGGCCSSSGTLELVAAFTAVCLALYGVILYLNYLYVRWSGRDGVHRTGSSTAAGPARKRAGGGGLDKAALAAMPVVRFKAEARGDGSEVREECAVCLSAMQDGDAVRALPGCRHAFHVGCVDVWLCARATCPVCRARPALPVPAAKDGSRRAETAGREPVLESPV